A section of the Saccharopolyspora gregorii genome encodes:
- a CDS encoding thioesterase family protein produces MNDTPFLDTLAVRPLGDGTFVADLHPDWSVGDRPHGGYLLALLSRAAVGDAQLEPLSVSAQYLNSPKVGPVLLRTELLKAGRTVTVVRAVLEQAGQRCVDATITLGQVPDEPPSWSDLPDMPVNPPADAIDLGSTDASWPGGLSKACDMRLDPRGAGFLRGSTEEPLRLRLWARPHQGQPDLLFGLVAGDLTMPVTFNLGRFGWSPTVQLTALLRARPANGWLRLVVESKAVHGQWFDEDTLVIDSTGRLVCQARQLALSAR; encoded by the coding sequence GTGAACGACACCCCCTTCCTCGACACCCTCGCCGTCCGCCCGCTGGGCGACGGCACCTTCGTCGCCGACCTGCACCCGGACTGGTCCGTCGGGGACCGCCCGCACGGCGGCTACCTGCTGGCGCTGCTCAGCCGCGCCGCCGTCGGTGATGCGCAGCTGGAACCGCTGTCGGTCAGCGCGCAGTACCTGAACTCGCCGAAGGTGGGCCCGGTGCTGCTGCGGACCGAGCTGCTCAAGGCCGGGCGGACCGTCACCGTCGTCCGCGCCGTGCTGGAGCAGGCCGGGCAGCGGTGCGTGGACGCCACCATCACCCTCGGCCAGGTGCCCGACGAGCCGCCCAGCTGGTCGGACCTGCCGGACATGCCGGTGAACCCGCCCGCCGACGCGATCGACCTGGGCAGCACGGACGCGTCCTGGCCGGGTGGCCTGTCCAAGGCCTGCGACATGCGGCTCGACCCGCGCGGCGCCGGGTTCCTCCGCGGCAGCACCGAGGAGCCGCTGCGGCTGCGGTTGTGGGCGCGCCCGCACCAGGGGCAGCCGGACCTGCTGTTCGGGCTCGTCGCGGGCGATCTCACCATGCCGGTCACCTTCAACCTGGGCCGCTTCGGCTGGTCCCCGACGGTGCAGCTGACGGCGCTGCTGCGGGCCCGGCCCGCGAACGGCTGGCTGCGGCTGGTCGTGGAGTCCAAGGCCGTGCACGGGCAGTGGTTCGACGAGGACACCCTCGTCATCGACTCCACCGGCCGGCTGGTGTGCCAGGCCCGGCAGCTGGCGCTGAGCGCGCGGTAG
- the proC gene encoding pyrroline-5-carboxylate reductase has product MNSIAVLGAGKIGESLLAGLLQAGRNADELMFTERHPERAAQLTAEYGIEHVDVATAVRRADVLVVAVKPQDIEPLLDQVAPLLDAATLVVSLCAGLPTKLYERRLAEGTPVVRVMPNTPMVVGEAMSAISAGSHAGDEHLAVVEELLSSVGKVVRVPETQQDAVTALSGSGPAYFFYLVEAMIDAGILLGIPRATAADLIVQAAVGAATMLRDGTEGHPTILREAVTSPAGTTIAGIRELEKHGVRAALIDAIEAARDRSVELGRAHD; this is encoded by the coding sequence ATGAATTCGATTGCCGTACTGGGCGCGGGCAAGATCGGCGAGTCGCTGCTGGCGGGGCTCCTGCAGGCGGGGCGGAACGCGGATGAGCTGATGTTCACCGAGCGCCACCCGGAACGGGCCGCGCAGCTGACCGCGGAGTACGGCATCGAGCACGTGGACGTCGCCACCGCGGTGCGCCGCGCCGACGTGCTCGTGGTGGCGGTGAAGCCGCAGGACATCGAGCCGCTGCTGGACCAGGTCGCGCCGCTGCTGGACGCGGCGACGCTGGTGGTCTCGCTGTGCGCCGGCCTGCCCACCAAGCTCTACGAGCGCAGGCTCGCCGAAGGCACCCCGGTGGTGCGGGTGATGCCGAACACCCCGATGGTCGTCGGCGAGGCGATGAGCGCCATCTCCGCCGGATCGCACGCGGGCGACGAGCACCTGGCCGTGGTGGAGGAACTGCTCAGCAGCGTCGGCAAGGTCGTCCGGGTCCCCGAGACCCAGCAGGACGCGGTGACCGCGCTGTCCGGTTCCGGGCCCGCCTACTTCTTCTACCTGGTCGAAGCGATGATCGACGCGGGCATCCTGCTCGGCATCCCGCGGGCCACCGCCGCCGACCTGATCGTGCAAGCCGCGGTGGGCGCCGCGACGATGCTGCGCGACGGCACGGAGGGCCACCCGACGATCCTCCGCGAGGCCGTGACCTCGCCCGCCGGGACCACCATCGCGGGCATCCGCGAGCTGGAGAAGCACGGTGTGCGGGCCGCCCTCATCGACGCCATCGAAGCCGCCAGGGACCGTTCGGTGGAACTGGGCCGCGCGCACGACTAA
- a CDS encoding response regulator transcription factor has protein sequence MTRVLIVEDEESFADPLAFLLRKEGFTAAVATTGQEALEEFDRNGADIVLLDLMLPGMSGTDVCKQLRQRSAVPVIMVTARDSEIDKVVGLELGADDYVTKPYSARELIARVRAVLRRGGEAEDLQPQVLEAGPVRMDVERHVVTVGGEETSLPLKEFDLLEYLLRNVGRVLTRGQLIDRVWGADYVGDTKTLDVHVKRLRSKLEPDPAEPQFLVTVRGLGYKFEV, from the coding sequence GTGACCAGGGTGCTGATCGTGGAGGACGAGGAGTCCTTCGCAGACCCGTTGGCGTTCCTGCTGCGCAAGGAGGGTTTCACCGCCGCGGTCGCGACGACCGGGCAGGAGGCGCTCGAGGAGTTCGACCGCAACGGCGCCGACATCGTGCTGCTGGACCTGATGCTGCCCGGCATGAGCGGCACCGACGTGTGCAAGCAGCTGCGGCAGCGCTCCGCCGTGCCGGTGATCATGGTGACGGCGCGGGACAGCGAGATCGACAAGGTGGTCGGGCTGGAGCTCGGCGCCGACGACTACGTCACCAAGCCGTACTCGGCCCGCGAGCTCATCGCCCGGGTCCGCGCGGTGCTGCGCCGCGGCGGCGAGGCCGAGGACCTGCAGCCGCAGGTGCTGGAGGCCGGTCCGGTCCGGATGGACGTGGAGCGGCACGTGGTGACCGTGGGCGGCGAGGAGACCAGCCTGCCGCTCAAGGAGTTCGACCTGCTGGAGTACCTGCTGCGCAACGTGGGCCGGGTGCTGACCCGCGGCCAGCTGATCGACCGGGTGTGGGGCGCCGACTACGTCGGGGACACCAAGACGCTCGACGTCCACGTGAAGCGGCTGCGCTCCAAGCTGGAGCCGGACCCGGCGGAACCGCAGTTCCTGGTGACCGTCCGCGGTCTGGGCTACAAGTTCGAGGTGTGA
- a CDS encoding 30S ribosomal protein bS22, whose translation MGSVIKKRRKRMSKKKHRKLLRRTRVQRRKLGK comes from the coding sequence ATGGGCTCGGTCATCAAGAAGCGCCGCAAGCGCATGTCCAAGAAGAAGCACCGCAAGCTTCTGCGCAGGACCCGCGTCCAGCGTCGCAAGTTGGGCAAGTAA
- a CDS encoding sensor histidine kinase: MTALGYTALIIGLLAIGVAAGYLAARTARVRERRRPAGPTVAELLQRLVHTTNNGIVVLNRFGDVVLHNPRADELGFVRDKRADARARAAAEQALETGEPVTVDLSPLNRTSLRGRGPAAVHGEVRPLGDGFTVVDAGDESDAVRLEATRRDFVANVSHELKTPVGALALLAEAVIDAADDADEVRRFSTKILHESTRLGTLVSELIALSRLQGAERLPELTTVEVDAVVEEALGRSRIAAESAGIEIAVDEPSDLLLDGDRTLLVTALSNLIDNAVAYSPPGSPVSISRRMVGDFVEIAVTDRGIGIDPQHQQRVFERFFRVDPARSRATGGTGLGLAIVKHVAANHGGEVKLWSRLGTGSTFTLRVPRHGADPEGAGEQAAAPAAEPTGSEPPGGQARPGAAERGRAETRPETDSADGVATVETGGVR; encoded by the coding sequence GTGACCGCATTGGGCTATACCGCCCTGATCATCGGCCTGCTGGCGATCGGCGTGGCGGCCGGCTACCTGGCCGCCCGGACGGCGCGGGTTCGCGAACGGCGCAGGCCCGCTGGGCCGACCGTCGCCGAACTGCTGCAACGGCTCGTGCACACCACCAACAACGGCATCGTCGTGCTCAACCGGTTCGGCGACGTGGTGCTGCACAACCCGCGCGCCGACGAGCTCGGCTTCGTCCGGGACAAGCGGGCCGACGCCCGCGCCCGCGCGGCGGCCGAGCAGGCGCTGGAGACCGGCGAACCCGTGACCGTGGACCTGTCCCCGCTGAACCGCACCTCGCTGCGCGGCCGCGGTCCGGCGGCGGTGCACGGTGAGGTCCGGCCGCTCGGCGACGGGTTCACCGTCGTCGACGCCGGGGACGAATCCGACGCGGTGCGGCTGGAAGCGACCCGCCGGGACTTCGTCGCCAACGTCTCCCACGAGCTCAAGACCCCGGTCGGGGCGCTCGCGCTGCTGGCCGAGGCGGTGATCGACGCCGCCGACGACGCCGACGAGGTGCGCCGGTTCTCCACCAAGATCCTGCACGAGTCGACCCGGCTGGGAACCCTCGTCTCCGAGCTCATCGCGCTGTCCCGGTTGCAGGGCGCCGAACGCCTGCCGGAGCTGACCACCGTCGAGGTCGACGCCGTCGTCGAGGAGGCGCTGGGCCGCTCCCGGATCGCCGCCGAGTCCGCGGGCATCGAGATCGCCGTCGACGAGCCCAGCGACCTGCTGCTCGACGGGGACCGGACGCTGCTGGTGACCGCGCTGAGCAACCTCATCGACAACGCGGTGGCCTACTCGCCGCCGGGGTCGCCGGTGTCCATCAGCCGCCGCATGGTCGGCGACTTCGTGGAGATCGCGGTGACCGACCGCGGCATCGGCATCGACCCGCAGCACCAGCAGCGGGTGTTCGAGCGGTTCTTCCGCGTGGACCCGGCGCGCTCGCGGGCCACCGGGGGCACCGGGCTCGGGCTGGCCATCGTCAAGCACGTCGCCGCCAACCACGGCGGCGAGGTGAAGCTGTGGAGCAGGCTCGGCACCGGCTCCACCTTCACCCTCCGGGTGCCCCGGCACGGGGCCGACCCGGAGGGCGCCGGGGAGCAGGCCGCGGCACCGGCCGCGGAGCCCACCGGCTCCGAGCCGCCCGGTGGCCAGGCCCGGCCGGGCGCGGCCGAACGGGGCCGGGCGGAGACCCGGCCCGAGACCGATAGTGCGGACGGGGTCGCAACCGTCGAAACGGGAGGAGTCCGGTGA
- a CDS encoding Ppx/GppA phosphatase family protein — protein MRLGVLDVGSNTVHLLVVDAHRGAHPTPMTSEKTVLRLAERIGADGRLADADADELVANVAQVKQAAEQAGCEDLMAFSTSAIREARNSAEVLARVRDETGVELRVLSGEQEARLTFLAARRWCGWSAGRLLLLDIGGGSLEMAIGIDEQPDLAASLPLGAGRLTRTRLPQDPPTQRQVAEMRDWLDDQLAATAKRFRKSGSPDRAVATSKTFRSLARLTGAAPASAGPRVPRSLTETGLRQLLAFITRMSAADLATLDGVSSARSHQLISGALVAEAVMRALGVAELDICPWALREGVILRRLDHANGEDHTAMRTRAEFGSFDAERTSANGSDVDRGTGRQAHYGARWNR, from the coding sequence ATGCGCCTAGGGGTGCTCGACGTCGGATCCAACACCGTCCACCTGCTCGTGGTGGACGCGCACCGTGGTGCCCATCCGACCCCGATGACATCGGAGAAGACCGTGCTGCGGCTGGCGGAGCGGATCGGTGCCGACGGGCGTCTCGCCGACGCCGACGCCGACGAGCTCGTCGCCAACGTCGCGCAGGTGAAGCAGGCCGCCGAGCAGGCGGGGTGCGAGGACCTGATGGCGTTCTCGACCTCCGCGATCCGCGAAGCCCGCAACTCCGCCGAGGTGCTCGCCCGCGTGCGGGACGAGACGGGCGTGGAGCTGCGCGTGCTCAGCGGCGAGCAGGAGGCGCGGCTGACGTTCCTCGCCGCCCGCCGCTGGTGCGGCTGGTCCGCGGGCCGGTTGCTGCTGCTGGACATCGGCGGCGGCTCGCTGGAGATGGCGATCGGCATCGACGAGCAGCCCGACCTGGCGGCGTCGCTGCCGCTGGGCGCGGGCCGGCTGACCCGGACCCGGTTGCCGCAGGACCCGCCGACGCAGCGCCAGGTGGCGGAGATGCGGGACTGGCTGGACGACCAGCTGGCGGCGACGGCGAAGCGGTTCCGCAAGAGCGGCAGCCCCGACCGCGCCGTCGCCACCTCGAAGACGTTCCGCTCGCTGGCCCGGCTGACCGGCGCCGCACCGGCCTCCGCGGGTCCGCGCGTGCCGCGCAGCCTCACCGAGACGGGGCTGCGGCAGCTGCTGGCGTTCATCACCCGGATGTCGGCGGCCGACCTGGCCACGCTCGACGGGGTCAGCAGCGCGCGCTCGCACCAGCTGATCAGCGGTGCGCTCGTCGCGGAGGCGGTGATGCGCGCGTTGGGGGTGGCGGAACTGGACATCTGCCCGTGGGCGCTGCGGGAAGGAGTCATCCTCCGGCGGCTGGACCACGCCAACGGAGAGGACCACACTGCGATGCGGACCCGCGCCGAGTTCGGGTCGTTCGACGCGGAGCGGACCTCCGCGAACGGGTCAGACGTGGATCGGGGAACTGGACGGCAAGCCCACTACGGGGCACGGTGGAATCGATGA
- a CDS encoding sugar phosphate isomerase/epimerase family protein — MTPQPDTTETEHHPGIPVGLSSASVWPQPARAAFEMAADLGFDGVEVMVWADAVSQDVAALHRLSREHGVPILAVHSPCLLITQRVWSPEPEERLRRAVMAAADLGASTVVVHPPFRWQRRYAEGFSELVGSLEETSGIRVAVENMFPIRPPNRLNRLRGGKSGGLSAFTPSPDPTEVGYGSYTLDLSHAAAAHVDAIELYKRMQDRLAHVHLADGTGAPRDEHLVPGHGSQPCAEVCELLAADGFAGSVVLEVNSRKARNQQERAALLAEALVFARLHLQAPGRPRAG, encoded by the coding sequence ATGACACCGCAACCGGACACGACGGAGACCGAGCACCACCCCGGCATCCCGGTCGGGCTCTCCAGCGCATCGGTGTGGCCCCAGCCGGCCCGGGCCGCGTTCGAGATGGCCGCGGACCTGGGCTTCGACGGGGTCGAGGTGATGGTGTGGGCGGACGCGGTGAGCCAGGACGTCGCCGCGCTGCACCGGCTGTCCCGGGAGCACGGGGTGCCGATCCTGGCGGTGCACTCGCCGTGCCTGCTCATCACCCAGCGGGTGTGGTCGCCGGAGCCGGAGGAGCGGCTGCGCCGGGCCGTGATGGCCGCCGCGGACCTGGGCGCGTCGACGGTGGTGGTGCACCCCCCGTTCCGCTGGCAGCGCCGGTACGCGGAGGGCTTCTCGGAGCTCGTCGGCTCGTTGGAGGAGACCAGCGGGATCCGGGTCGCGGTGGAGAACATGTTCCCGATCCGCCCGCCGAACCGGCTGAACCGGCTGCGCGGCGGGAAGTCCGGCGGTCTGTCCGCGTTCACGCCGTCGCCGGACCCGACGGAGGTCGGCTACGGCAGCTACACGCTGGACCTGTCGCACGCGGCCGCGGCGCACGTGGACGCGATCGAGCTGTACAAGCGGATGCAGGACCGGCTGGCGCACGTGCACCTCGCCGACGGGACCGGGGCTCCCCGTGACGAACATCTCGTGCCGGGCCACGGCTCGCAGCCGTGCGCGGAGGTCTGCGAGCTGCTGGCGGCGGACGGCTTCGCCGGATCGGTGGTGCTGGAGGTGAACAGCCGCAAGGCGCGCAACCAGCAGGAACGGGCCGCGTTGCTGGCGGAGGCGCTGGTGTTCGCGCGGTTGCACCTGCAGGCGCCGGGTCGGCCGCGGGCGGGGTGA
- a CDS encoding phosphoglyceromutase — MTIGTLVLLRHGESTWNAENLFTGWVDVPLSEKGTTEARRGGELLRETGVLPDVLHTSLLRRAITTANIALDGADRHWIPVRRDWRLNERHYGALQGKNKKQTLDEYGEEQFMLWRRSYDTPPPEIDPGDEFSQEGDARYADLGAEMPRTECLQDVVTRLLPYWESAIVPDLRAGRTVLVAAHGNSLRALVKHLDGISDADIAGLNIPTGIPLRYDLDEQLRPTNPGGTYLDPDAAASAAAAVANQGR; from the coding sequence ATGACCATCGGGACTCTGGTACTGCTGCGACACGGCGAAAGCACCTGGAACGCCGAGAACCTGTTCACCGGCTGGGTCGACGTCCCCCTCTCCGAGAAGGGCACGACCGAAGCCCGCCGCGGCGGCGAGCTGCTGCGCGAGACCGGGGTGCTGCCCGACGTGCTGCACACCTCGCTGCTGCGCCGCGCCATCACCACCGCCAACATCGCGCTGGACGGCGCCGACCGGCACTGGATCCCGGTGCGGCGGGACTGGCGGCTCAACGAGCGGCACTACGGCGCGCTCCAGGGCAAGAACAAGAAGCAGACCCTGGACGAGTACGGCGAGGAGCAGTTCATGCTCTGGCGCCGCTCCTACGACACCCCGCCGCCGGAGATCGACCCGGGCGACGAGTTCAGCCAGGAAGGCGACGCGCGGTACGCCGATCTCGGTGCCGAGATGCCGCGCACCGAGTGCCTGCAGGACGTGGTGACCCGGCTGCTGCCGTACTGGGAGAGCGCGATCGTGCCGGACCTGCGCGCCGGGCGGACGGTGCTGGTGGCCGCGCACGGCAACTCGCTGCGCGCGCTGGTGAAGCACCTGGACGGGATCTCCGACGCGGACATCGCGGGGCTGAACATCCCGACGGGCATCCCGCTGCGCTACGACCTGGACGAGCAGCTGCGGCCGACGAACCCGGGCGGGACCTACCTGGACCCGGACGCCGCGGCCTCGGCCGCCGCCGCGGTCGCGAACCAGGGCCGCTGA
- a CDS encoding helix-turn-helix domain-containing protein, protein MSANSEPSQQAPPQVGNVQFLTVAEVARLMRVSKMTVYRLVHAGELPAARVGRSFRVAENDVHSYLENAYYNAG, encoded by the coding sequence ATGTCTGCGAACTCGGAACCCAGCCAGCAAGCACCCCCGCAGGTGGGGAACGTGCAATTCCTCACCGTGGCCGAAGTGGCCAGGTTGATGCGGGTGTCGAAGATGACCGTCTACCGGCTGGTGCACGCCGGTGAGCTCCCCGCGGCACGCGTGGGGCGCTCCTTCCGCGTGGCGGAGAACGACGTGCACTCCTACCTGGAGAACGCCTACTACAACGCGGGATGA
- a CDS encoding long-chain fatty acid--CoA ligase, with amino-acid sequence MLSTMHDGPLSIARILEHGSRVHGASEVVTWTGDEPRRRSYAEVGRRAAQLAHGLRSLGVTDDQRVATFMWNNAEHLEVYLAAPAMGAVLHTLNIRLFPEQVSYIADHAEDHVVVVDGSLLPLFQKVLPAMSTVRHVVVSGGDPAALAAPDGVQVHSYEELLRGRPEVFEWPEQDERAAAAMCYTSGTTGNPKGVVYSHRSIWLHSMQVCMSDGMALAQADRGLAVVPMFHAMSWGLPYAALMSGASLIMPDRFLQAEPLAAMISSLRPTMAAAVPTIWQGLLQHLESHPKDISSLREVVVGGSACPPALMRTFQERYGIPVLHAWGMTETSPLGSVARPPASAVGESQWPYRESQGRLAAAVEARLIGDDGRELPWDGTSVGELEVRGPWVTSSYHGGEDVEKFHDGWLRTEDVGTLSADGFLRLTDRAKDVIKSGGEWISTVELENHLVAHPAVAEAMVVGVPDPKWDERPLAAVVLHEGASADAAELRAFLSDRVAKWQLPEHWTFLAEAPKTSVGKYDKKRLRKQHADGALDLEQA; translated from the coding sequence ATGCTGAGCACGATGCACGACGGCCCGCTGTCGATCGCCAGGATCCTCGAGCACGGCAGCCGGGTACACGGTGCTTCGGAGGTGGTGACCTGGACCGGGGACGAGCCGCGCCGCCGCAGCTACGCCGAGGTCGGCAGGCGCGCGGCCCAGCTCGCGCACGGGCTGCGCTCCCTCGGCGTCACCGATGACCAGCGCGTCGCCACGTTCATGTGGAACAACGCCGAGCACCTCGAGGTGTACCTGGCGGCGCCCGCGATGGGCGCGGTGCTGCACACGCTGAACATCCGGTTGTTCCCGGAGCAGGTCAGCTACATCGCCGACCACGCCGAGGACCACGTCGTCGTCGTGGACGGGAGCCTGCTGCCGCTGTTCCAGAAGGTGCTGCCCGCGATGAGCACGGTGCGCCACGTCGTGGTCAGCGGCGGGGACCCGGCGGCGCTGGCGGCCCCGGACGGCGTCCAGGTGCACAGCTACGAGGAGCTGCTGCGCGGCCGCCCGGAGGTCTTCGAGTGGCCGGAGCAGGACGAGCGCGCCGCGGCGGCGATGTGCTACACGTCCGGCACCACGGGGAACCCGAAGGGCGTCGTCTACTCGCACCGCTCGATCTGGCTGCACTCGATGCAGGTGTGCATGTCGGACGGGATGGCGCTGGCGCAGGCGGACCGCGGCCTGGCGGTCGTCCCGATGTTCCACGCCATGTCCTGGGGCCTGCCGTACGCGGCGCTGATGTCCGGCGCCTCGCTGATCATGCCGGACCGGTTCCTGCAGGCCGAGCCGCTGGCCGCGATGATCTCCTCGCTGCGCCCGACGATGGCGGCCGCGGTGCCGACGATCTGGCAGGGCCTGCTGCAGCACCTGGAATCGCACCCCAAGGACATCTCCTCGCTGCGCGAGGTCGTGGTGGGCGGCTCGGCCTGCCCGCCCGCGCTGATGCGGACGTTCCAGGAGCGCTACGGCATCCCGGTGCTGCACGCGTGGGGCATGACCGAGACCTCCCCGCTGGGCAGCGTGGCCCGCCCGCCCGCGTCGGCGGTCGGCGAGTCGCAGTGGCCGTACCGGGAGTCGCAGGGCCGGTTGGCGGCGGCGGTGGAGGCACGGCTGATCGGCGACGACGGCCGGGAGCTGCCGTGGGACGGCACGAGCGTCGGCGAGCTGGAGGTGCGCGGCCCGTGGGTCACGTCCTCGTACCACGGCGGCGAGGACGTGGAGAAGTTCCACGACGGCTGGCTGCGCACCGAGGACGTCGGCACCCTGTCCGCGGACGGTTTCCTGCGGCTCACCGACCGCGCCAAGGACGTCATCAAGTCCGGCGGCGAGTGGATCTCGACGGTCGAGCTGGAGAACCACCTGGTGGCGCACCCGGCGGTGGCCGAGGCGATGGTGGTCGGCGTGCCGGACCCGAAGTGGGACGAGCGCCCGCTCGCGGCCGTGGTGCTGCACGAGGGCGCGTCGGCCGACGCGGCGGAGCTGCGCGCGTTCCTGTCCGACCGGGTCGCGAAGTGGCAGCTGCCGGAGCACTGGACGTTCCTGGCCGAGGCGCCGAAGACCAGCGTCGGCAAGTACGACAAGAAGCGGCTCCGCAAGCAGCACGCCGACGGCGCCCTCGACCTCGAACAGGCCTGA
- a CDS encoding NAD-dependent epimerase/dehydratase family protein, whose protein sequence is MVPNVVLVTGVSSFLGGHLAARLAANPDIERVLGVDTAPPRPDLRRRMGRTEFVRADIRNPLIAKVIAGSGVDTVVHAAVNSQSGPAGRAAMKELNVIGTMQLLAACQKAPELRRLVVKSTTAVYGASPRDPAVFSEDMEPKDLPSSGYAKDAGEIEGYVRGFGRRRPDVDITTLRFTHLIGPRIDADLTRYFALPLVPTVLGYDARMQLLHSEDALAVLEKATTRALPGVYNAGGDGVLMLSQAIRRAGRVAVPIPRAGVPAVSRFFRGARLVDFSPEQMRFLNFGRVVDTTRLRESFGFTPRWTTQQAFDDFVRGRDLQPVIDPEQVVAWERGVGALLARLR, encoded by the coding sequence ATGGTGCCGAACGTCGTGCTCGTGACGGGCGTGAGCAGCTTCTTGGGCGGGCACCTCGCCGCGCGGCTCGCCGCCAACCCCGACATCGAACGCGTGCTGGGCGTGGACACCGCGCCACCGCGTCCCGACCTGCGCCGCCGGATGGGGCGCACCGAGTTCGTGCGCGCCGACATCCGCAACCCGCTCATCGCGAAGGTCATCGCCGGTTCCGGCGTGGACACCGTGGTGCACGCGGCGGTGAACTCCCAGTCCGGTCCGGCGGGGCGGGCCGCGATGAAGGAGCTCAACGTCATCGGCACCATGCAGCTGCTGGCGGCCTGCCAGAAGGCCCCGGAGCTGCGCAGGCTGGTGGTCAAGTCGACCACCGCCGTCTACGGCGCCAGCCCGCGCGATCCCGCCGTGTTCTCCGAGGACATGGAGCCGAAGGACCTGCCCTCCTCCGGATACGCGAAGGACGCCGGGGAGATCGAGGGCTACGTGCGCGGTTTCGGCAGGCGCCGGCCCGACGTGGACATCACCACGCTGCGCTTCACCCACCTCATCGGTCCGCGCATCGACGCCGACCTCACCCGCTACTTCGCGCTGCCGCTGGTGCCGACCGTGCTCGGTTACGACGCCCGGATGCAGCTGCTGCACTCCGAGGACGCGCTGGCCGTGCTGGAGAAGGCCACCACCCGTGCGCTGCCCGGCGTGTACAACGCGGGCGGCGACGGGGTGCTGATGCTCTCGCAGGCGATCCGCCGCGCCGGGCGGGTCGCGGTGCCGATCCCGCGGGCCGGGGTGCCCGCGGTGAGCCGGTTCTTCCGCGGCGCGCGGCTGGTCGACTTCTCCCCGGAGCAGATGCGGTTCTTGAACTTCGGGCGCGTCGTGGACACCACGAGGCTGCGGGAGAGCTTCGGCTTCACCCCGCGCTGGACCACGCAGCAGGCGTTCGACGACTTCGTGCGCGGCCGCGACCTGCAACCGGTGATCGACCCGGAGCAGGTCGTGGCGTGGGAGCGCGGCGTCGGCGCCCTGCTCGCCCGACTGCGGTGA
- a CDS encoding lysophospholipid acyltransferase family protein — translation MADARVIPLHPADQRPGGARPGPAPLPEPEEREDGWEDAVADALAFARRRLLGDYQVDEFGFDEDLTDHLVVPPLRPLYEKWFRVEAIGLENVPDSGALVVANHSGTLPLDALMTTVALRDHHDPGRHLRMLGADLVFRLPMVGSLARKAGHTLACNPDAERLLRAGELVGVWPEGFKGVGKPYRDRYKLQRFGRGGFVSAAMRTGVPIVPCSIVGAEEIYPKLGDIRPLARLLGLPYFPVTPLFPHFGLLGAVPLPSKWYIEFGEPVETASYGEGAADDPMVVFSLSDQVREIIQQTLYRLLAGRQNVFLG, via the coding sequence ATGGCGGACGCCCGAGTGATCCCGCTGCACCCGGCGGACCAGCGTCCCGGCGGTGCGCGGCCCGGCCCCGCCCCGCTGCCCGAGCCGGAGGAGCGCGAGGACGGCTGGGAGGACGCGGTCGCCGACGCGCTGGCCTTCGCCCGCCGCAGGCTGCTCGGCGACTACCAGGTCGACGAGTTCGGCTTCGACGAGGACCTCACCGACCACCTGGTGGTGCCGCCGCTGCGGCCGCTGTACGAGAAGTGGTTCCGGGTCGAGGCGATCGGGCTGGAGAACGTCCCCGACTCGGGCGCGCTCGTGGTCGCGAACCACTCGGGCACGCTGCCGCTGGACGCGCTGATGACGACGGTCGCGCTGCGCGACCACCACGACCCGGGCAGGCACCTGCGGATGCTCGGCGCGGACCTGGTGTTCCGGCTGCCGATGGTCGGTTCGCTGGCGCGCAAGGCCGGGCACACCCTGGCGTGCAACCCGGACGCGGAGCGGCTGCTGCGGGCCGGTGAACTGGTCGGCGTGTGGCCGGAGGGCTTCAAGGGCGTCGGCAAGCCCTACCGGGACCGGTACAAGCTGCAGCGCTTCGGCCGCGGCGGGTTCGTGTCGGCGGCGATGCGCACCGGGGTGCCGATCGTGCCTTGCTCGATCGTGGGGGCCGAGGAGATCTACCCGAAGCTCGGCGACATCCGGCCGCTGGCCAGGCTGCTGGGGCTGCCGTACTTCCCGGTGACGCCGCTGTTCCCGCACTTCGGGCTGCTGGGCGCGGTGCCGCTGCCGTCGAAGTGGTACATCGAGTTCGGCGAGCCGGTGGAGACCGCCTCCTACGGGGAGGGGGCCGCCGACGACCCGATGGTCGTGTTCAGCCTCAGCGACCAGGTCCGTGAGATCATCCAGCAGACCCTCTACCGCCTGCTGGCCGGCCGCCAGAACGTCTTCCTGGGGTGA